The following are encoded together in the Culex pipiens pallens isolate TS chromosome 1, TS_CPP_V2, whole genome shotgun sequence genome:
- the LOC120431897 gene encoding sodium/hydrogen exchanger 9B2-like isoform X1, protein MKEIYLEKAYITTVVDPENLQRTPTQHPQPIPSIDLTMTLNKFSGYIEHGSIEEIQQINGLKRSDSSKKTKDSSTLSNIWIPRSQSVGLAITFLLLWGVAFSVLPGDLTHPDSALLRFCFLFIGAYIAGELTMACDLSEMVGAFFFGVLYANLGLADFRGYTKLEGFLGDMTVVGILLCAGQGTEYEALKMQGRFIVQLAVFPSIVEVSIVATMSHYLLELPWLWGVLLGLLVTAISPNVIVTMMRRLAELKMGTEKGLRTIMINTTALNDIIVIYLFVLVTGVLFSTDDLTTLIIQGPIGMAIGLCYGCFCGLMLQHVPSFKALYSNGLRFTMVAAAGTLAIVGSRTIGYPSAGNVGCISTAFVASALWKRRADFATSEVSLYTGLFWKFWKIVSFALVGKEVRLELLQDEVALYGLVILLVAAVFRLLFSFLSTLGSNLDWREKLYVTVSGLPKSMVPAAFGPMVLRMCQARNNAEEMQLAHTMMVVCAVDILLTLPLSALLMFKLAPAWIKKDRRA, encoded by the exons ATGAAAGAGATCTACTTGGAAAAGG CGTACATCACAACGGTGGTGGATCCGGAAAATCTACAACGAACTCCGACGCAGCATCCACAGCCGATCCCTTCGATTGATCTGACCATGACCTTGAACAAGTTCAGCGGCTACATCGAGCATGGCTCGATCGAGGAAATACAACAGATCAACGGCCTCAAACGGTCAGATTCATCGAAAAA AACCAAAGACTCGAGTACCTTGTCCAACATCTGGATTCCCAGGTCCCAATCGGTGGGCCTCGCCATCACCTTCCTGCTTCTCTGGGGAGTAGCCTTCTCGGTTCTTCCCGGTGACCTGACCCACCCGGACTCAGCGCTGTTGCGGTTTTGCTTCCTGTTCATCGGGGCGTACATCGCCGGCGAGCTGACCATGGCGTGCGACCTGTCGGAAATGGTTGGGGCGTTCTTTTTCGGAGTTTTGTACGCCAACCTGGGGTTGGCGGATTTCCGCGGCTATACCAAGCTGGAGGGATTTCTGGG CGACATGACCGTCGTGGGGATTCTGCTCTGTGCCGGCCAGGGCACGGAGTACGAGGCGCTCAAAATGCAGGGACGGTTCATCGTACAGTTGGCCGTGTTCCCATCGATCGTCGAGGTGTCCATCGTGGCCACCATGTCCCACTATCTGCTGGAGCTGCCCTGGCTGTGGGGTGTTCTGCTAGG TCTTCTAGTGACGGCCATCTCGCCGAACGTCATCGTGACGATGATGCGACGGCTGGCCGAGCTGAAAATGGGCACCGAAAAGGGTTTGAGGACGATCATGATCAACACGACGGCCCTCAACGATATCATTGTGATTTACTTGTTTGTGCTTGTCACGGGGGTGTTGTTTTCAACTG ATGACTTGACCACGTTGATCATCCAGGGTCCAATCGGCATGGCGATTGGTCTTTGCTACGGCTGTTTCTGTGGATTAATGCTACAACATGTACCTTCCTTCAAAGCG CTCTACTCCAACGGGTTGCGCTTCACGATGGTGGCCGCGGCCGGCACGTTGGCCATCGTGGGCAGCCGCACCATCGGCTACCCGTCCGCGGGCAACGTCGGTTGCATCTCGACGGCGTTCGTGGCTTCGGCGCTGTGGAAGCGACGGGCGGACTTTGCCACGAGCGAGGTCAGTCTGTACACGGGCTTGTTCTGGAAGTTCTGGAAGATTGTGTCCTTTGCGCTGGTCGGAAAGGAGGTGAGGCTGGAGCTGCTCCAGGACGAGGTGGCGCTGTACGGACTTGTGATACTGCTAGTGGCCGCTGTG TTCCGACTGCTGTTCTCCTTCCTCTCAACGCTCGGAAGTAATCTGGACTGGAGGGAAAAGCTGTACGTGACAGTGTCGGGTTTGCCCAAGTCCATGGTTCCGGCGGCGTTTGGACCGATGGTGCTCCGGATGTGCCAGGCTCGGAATAACGCCGAAGAAATGCAGCTAGCCCACACGATGATGGTCGTGTGTGCGGTGGATATTCTGCTGACTTTGCCGCTGTCGGCACTGCTCATGTTCAAGCTGGCACCCGCGTGGATTAAGAAAGATCGAAGAGCTTaa
- the LOC120431897 gene encoding sodium/hydrogen exchanger 9B2-like isoform X2, with protein sequence MRHKTKAYITTVVDPENLQRTPTQHPQPIPSIDLTMTLNKFSGYIEHGSIEEIQQINGLKRSDSSKKTKDSSTLSNIWIPRSQSVGLAITFLLLWGVAFSVLPGDLTHPDSALLRFCFLFIGAYIAGELTMACDLSEMVGAFFFGVLYANLGLADFRGYTKLEGFLGDMTVVGILLCAGQGTEYEALKMQGRFIVQLAVFPSIVEVSIVATMSHYLLELPWLWGVLLGLLVTAISPNVIVTMMRRLAELKMGTEKGLRTIMINTTALNDIIVIYLFVLVTGVLFSTDDLTTLIIQGPIGMAIGLCYGCFCGLMLQHVPSFKALYSNGLRFTMVAAAGTLAIVGSRTIGYPSAGNVGCISTAFVASALWKRRADFATSEVSLYTGLFWKFWKIVSFALVGKEVRLELLQDEVALYGLVILLVAAVFRLLFSFLSTLGSNLDWREKLYVTVSGLPKSMVPAAFGPMVLRMCQARNNAEEMQLAHTMMVVCAVDILLTLPLSALLMFKLAPAWIKKDRRA encoded by the exons ATGAGGCATAAAACGAAAG CGTACATCACAACGGTGGTGGATCCGGAAAATCTACAACGAACTCCGACGCAGCATCCACAGCCGATCCCTTCGATTGATCTGACCATGACCTTGAACAAGTTCAGCGGCTACATCGAGCATGGCTCGATCGAGGAAATACAACAGATCAACGGCCTCAAACGGTCAGATTCATCGAAAAA AACCAAAGACTCGAGTACCTTGTCCAACATCTGGATTCCCAGGTCCCAATCGGTGGGCCTCGCCATCACCTTCCTGCTTCTCTGGGGAGTAGCCTTCTCGGTTCTTCCCGGTGACCTGACCCACCCGGACTCAGCGCTGTTGCGGTTTTGCTTCCTGTTCATCGGGGCGTACATCGCCGGCGAGCTGACCATGGCGTGCGACCTGTCGGAAATGGTTGGGGCGTTCTTTTTCGGAGTTTTGTACGCCAACCTGGGGTTGGCGGATTTCCGCGGCTATACCAAGCTGGAGGGATTTCTGGG CGACATGACCGTCGTGGGGATTCTGCTCTGTGCCGGCCAGGGCACGGAGTACGAGGCGCTCAAAATGCAGGGACGGTTCATCGTACAGTTGGCCGTGTTCCCATCGATCGTCGAGGTGTCCATCGTGGCCACCATGTCCCACTATCTGCTGGAGCTGCCCTGGCTGTGGGGTGTTCTGCTAGG TCTTCTAGTGACGGCCATCTCGCCGAACGTCATCGTGACGATGATGCGACGGCTGGCCGAGCTGAAAATGGGCACCGAAAAGGGTTTGAGGACGATCATGATCAACACGACGGCCCTCAACGATATCATTGTGATTTACTTGTTTGTGCTTGTCACGGGGGTGTTGTTTTCAACTG ATGACTTGACCACGTTGATCATCCAGGGTCCAATCGGCATGGCGATTGGTCTTTGCTACGGCTGTTTCTGTGGATTAATGCTACAACATGTACCTTCCTTCAAAGCG CTCTACTCCAACGGGTTGCGCTTCACGATGGTGGCCGCGGCCGGCACGTTGGCCATCGTGGGCAGCCGCACCATCGGCTACCCGTCCGCGGGCAACGTCGGTTGCATCTCGACGGCGTTCGTGGCTTCGGCGCTGTGGAAGCGACGGGCGGACTTTGCCACGAGCGAGGTCAGTCTGTACACGGGCTTGTTCTGGAAGTTCTGGAAGATTGTGTCCTTTGCGCTGGTCGGAAAGGAGGTGAGGCTGGAGCTGCTCCAGGACGAGGTGGCGCTGTACGGACTTGTGATACTGCTAGTGGCCGCTGTG TTCCGACTGCTGTTCTCCTTCCTCTCAACGCTCGGAAGTAATCTGGACTGGAGGGAAAAGCTGTACGTGACAGTGTCGGGTTTGCCCAAGTCCATGGTTCCGGCGGCGTTTGGACCGATGGTGCTCCGGATGTGCCAGGCTCGGAATAACGCCGAAGAAATGCAGCTAGCCCACACGATGATGGTCGTGTGTGCGGTGGATATTCTGCTGACTTTGCCGCTGTCGGCACTGCTCATGTTCAAGCTGGCACCCGCGTGGATTAAGAAAGATCGAAGAGCTTaa
- the LOC120431897 gene encoding sodium/hydrogen exchanger 9B2-like isoform X3 produces the protein MTLNKFSGYIEHGSIEEIQQINGLKRSDSSKKTKDSSTLSNIWIPRSQSVGLAITFLLLWGVAFSVLPGDLTHPDSALLRFCFLFIGAYIAGELTMACDLSEMVGAFFFGVLYANLGLADFRGYTKLEGFLGDMTVVGILLCAGQGTEYEALKMQGRFIVQLAVFPSIVEVSIVATMSHYLLELPWLWGVLLGLLVTAISPNVIVTMMRRLAELKMGTEKGLRTIMINTTALNDIIVIYLFVLVTGVLFSTDDLTTLIIQGPIGMAIGLCYGCFCGLMLQHVPSFKALYSNGLRFTMVAAAGTLAIVGSRTIGYPSAGNVGCISTAFVASALWKRRADFATSEVSLYTGLFWKFWKIVSFALVGKEVRLELLQDEVALYGLVILLVAAVFRLLFSFLSTLGSNLDWREKLYVTVSGLPKSMVPAAFGPMVLRMCQARNNAEEMQLAHTMMVVCAVDILLTLPLSALLMFKLAPAWIKKDRRA, from the exons ATGACCTTGAACAAGTTCAGCGGCTACATCGAGCATGGCTCGATCGAGGAAATACAACAGATCAACGGCCTCAAACGGTCAGATTCATCGAAAAA AACCAAAGACTCGAGTACCTTGTCCAACATCTGGATTCCCAGGTCCCAATCGGTGGGCCTCGCCATCACCTTCCTGCTTCTCTGGGGAGTAGCCTTCTCGGTTCTTCCCGGTGACCTGACCCACCCGGACTCAGCGCTGTTGCGGTTTTGCTTCCTGTTCATCGGGGCGTACATCGCCGGCGAGCTGACCATGGCGTGCGACCTGTCGGAAATGGTTGGGGCGTTCTTTTTCGGAGTTTTGTACGCCAACCTGGGGTTGGCGGATTTCCGCGGCTATACCAAGCTGGAGGGATTTCTGGG CGACATGACCGTCGTGGGGATTCTGCTCTGTGCCGGCCAGGGCACGGAGTACGAGGCGCTCAAAATGCAGGGACGGTTCATCGTACAGTTGGCCGTGTTCCCATCGATCGTCGAGGTGTCCATCGTGGCCACCATGTCCCACTATCTGCTGGAGCTGCCCTGGCTGTGGGGTGTTCTGCTAGG TCTTCTAGTGACGGCCATCTCGCCGAACGTCATCGTGACGATGATGCGACGGCTGGCCGAGCTGAAAATGGGCACCGAAAAGGGTTTGAGGACGATCATGATCAACACGACGGCCCTCAACGATATCATTGTGATTTACTTGTTTGTGCTTGTCACGGGGGTGTTGTTTTCAACTG ATGACTTGACCACGTTGATCATCCAGGGTCCAATCGGCATGGCGATTGGTCTTTGCTACGGCTGTTTCTGTGGATTAATGCTACAACATGTACCTTCCTTCAAAGCG CTCTACTCCAACGGGTTGCGCTTCACGATGGTGGCCGCGGCCGGCACGTTGGCCATCGTGGGCAGCCGCACCATCGGCTACCCGTCCGCGGGCAACGTCGGTTGCATCTCGACGGCGTTCGTGGCTTCGGCGCTGTGGAAGCGACGGGCGGACTTTGCCACGAGCGAGGTCAGTCTGTACACGGGCTTGTTCTGGAAGTTCTGGAAGATTGTGTCCTTTGCGCTGGTCGGAAAGGAGGTGAGGCTGGAGCTGCTCCAGGACGAGGTGGCGCTGTACGGACTTGTGATACTGCTAGTGGCCGCTGTG TTCCGACTGCTGTTCTCCTTCCTCTCAACGCTCGGAAGTAATCTGGACTGGAGGGAAAAGCTGTACGTGACAGTGTCGGGTTTGCCCAAGTCCATGGTTCCGGCGGCGTTTGGACCGATGGTGCTCCGGATGTGCCAGGCTCGGAATAACGCCGAAGAAATGCAGCTAGCCCACACGATGATGGTCGTGTGTGCGGTGGATATTCTGCTGACTTTGCCGCTGTCGGCACTGCTCATGTTCAAGCTGGCACCCGCGTGGATTAAGAAAGATCGAAGAGCTTaa